TTGATGTGTTTGGTACCAAGATGTCCGTCGTTGCTGATCCTGCTAGCTAAAGCTATGTCGTCAAATCATAAAAAACCGCCAGAAACGGCGGTTTTTTTGATCTTGTGAAGTGCTGAGTGCTAATAACAATCAGTTGATTTTAAACAGCTCAACATCAAAGATCAGTACCGAGCCTGGCGGGATCGCACCAATCGAGCGGTTGCCGTAGGCCAGTTCGGCCGGAATGAAGAAGCGTGTTTTTTCGCCTTCGACCATCAACTGCAGCCCTTCAGTCCAGCCTTTGATCACTTGGTTAAGGCCAAACTGGATAGTCTCGCCACGATCGACTGAGCTATCGAACACTGTGCCGTTTAGCAGGGTACCGTGGTAATGGACGGTAACTTTATCACTGGGTTTCGGGTGTACAGTACCTGTACCTTGTTGCAACACCAAGTACTGTAGGCCAGATGCAGTGGTTTGCACCCCTTCTTTTTCCTTGTTCTCAGCCAGGAAGGTTTCACCCGCCTTGATATTTTCAACAGCAGCTTGCTTGTTGCCTTGAGAGCGTTGCATAAAGAAGATAATGAGCGCTACAAGGGCGATACCCAGAATAATTTTAAACACGTAAGTTCCTCATATCGTGCTGAATATGTTCGA
This Photobacterium gaetbulicola Gung47 DNA region includes the following protein-coding sequences:
- a CDS encoding putative peptidyl-prolyl cis-trans isomerase, FKBP-type (COG0545); the encoded protein is MFKIILGIALVALIIFFMQRSQGNKQAAVENIKAGETFLAENKEKEGVQTTASGLQYLVLQQGTGTVHPKPSDKVTVHYHGTLLNGTVFDSSVDRGETIQFGLNQVIKGWTEGLQLMVEGEKTRFFIPAELAYGNRSIGAIPPGSVLIFDVELFKIN